One Mycolicibacterium sp. ND9-15 genomic window, CGAGAACCCGGCCGGCTCGTTCGCACTGCAGGTGTGGGTGAACAACGCCTGGATCTCGTTGCAGTGCCTGGGCTTTGCGATCCTGCTCGGCATTCCGATCCCCTATGTGCTGTTACAGAACGCCGCCAATCTCGGCGTAGCGGCGGGGTTGATGTTCGGTGCGGGCAAGGGCGACATCTTCTTCGGGCTCATCACCCCGCACGGATTACTCGAACTCACCGCGGTGTTTCTGGCGGCCGCGGCGGGGATGCGGCTGGGGTGGTCGGTGATTGCGCCGGGCAACCGGTCGCGGGGGCAGGCGCTGGCCGAACAGGGCCGCGCGATCGGCGCGGTCGCGGGCGGACTGGTCGCGATGCTGTTGGTCTCGGGCCTGATCGAGGCGCTCGTCACACCGTCGCCGTTGCCGACTGCGGCGCGTATCGCCATCGGTGTGGCAGCCGAGATCGCCTTCCTCGCTTACGTCTTGCACTTCGGCCGCAAGGCCGAACGGGCCGGCGAAACCGGGGACGTCGAGGACGCGCCCGACGTGGTGCCGGTCGGTTAGAGCCGTCCGGTGGCTTTCAGTGCCAGGTAGCGGTCGGCCAATGCGGGCGCCAGCTCCTCGGGTGCGGCGTCGACCACGTCGACCCCGCTGCGCCGCAGCCGCGATGCGATCGCACGGCGGTCGTTGCGTGACCGTTCGGCCGCCGCGGCGTCGTAGACCTGAGGGGCGTCGGCACGGCCGGCAGCGATCACTTCGACCCGGGGATCGGCGACGGCGGCGACCATTACCGCGTGTTTGGCGGTCAGCCGTGGGAGCACGGTCATCAGGCCCTCGTCGAGTGCCGATGGGTTGAGGTCGGTGAGCAACACGACCAGCGCATGCCTGCGGACGCGGTGCTGCACCGCGGTGACCATCGCGCGCGCGTCGGATTCGATCAGCGCCGGCTCGATCGGGGCCATCGCCGCAACCAGCTGCGCAAGCAGTTCGGTGCGCGACGCGTTGAACACCGCGGCGCGGGTGACCCGGTCGTGGGCGAGGAAGTCGACGTGGTCGCCGGCCCGGGCCGCCAGCGCCGCCAGCAGCAACGCGGCATCCATCGACCAGTCCAGCCGCGGCCATCCGGACGGGTCGTCGGAGGTGGGGTCCACCCCGACGCGGCCGGCAGACGTGCGGCCGGTGTCGAGCACGATGACCACCCGCTGATCACGCTCGGGTCGCCACGTCCTGACCACCACGTCGGCCCGCCGGGCAGAGGCGCGCCAGTCGATCGACCTGACGTCGTCGCCGATGACGTACTCGCGCAGCGAGTCGAACTCGGTGCCCTGCCCGCGGATCAGAACAGGCGTATTGCCCTCGAGCTCACGCAGTTTGGCCAGCCGCGACGGAAGGTGCTTGCGCGACAGGAACGGCGGCAGGATGCGCACCCGCCACGGCACCCGGTGCGAGCTCTGCCGCCCGGCCAAACCGAGCGGTCCCGTCGCGCGCACCGTCACCAACGCGGAATCCTGGTCACCGCGGCGCACCGGCCGCAATGTCGTGCCGAGCCGGATTCGTTGACCGGTAGCCACATTCACCGGATGAACGCGGGGATCGGCTCGCGCGCTCGGCGACCAGGCGTCGCGTACGGCCCCCCTGATGCGACGCCGGCCGGCATTTTCGACCAGCAGCGTGGCCTCGACCTGCTGACCCAACCGCGCGGTGGTGTCTCCCGACCGGGTGAACCGCACATGACGGGTGTTGCCGGCCAGCATGGCGTCGAGCGCGACGAGCGCGATCAGTGCGGCCAGCAGCACGGTGAATGTCGCGGCCGGCCGGGGCGACACCGCGATCGGCAGGACGCAGATGAGTGCGACCAGCGCGGCGCGTCCGGTGAGGACCACTAGCGTGGCACCGGCACAGCTGCGAGGATGCCGTCGAGGACGCGGTCGGGGGTGGCGCCTTCCAGTTCGGCCTCCGGCCGAAGTTGAATGCGGTGGCGCAGGGTCGGGCGGGCCATCGCCTTGATGTCGTCGGGGGTGACGTAGTTGCGCCCCGACAACCACGCCCACGACCTGGCGGTCGCCAACAAGGCCGTCGCCCCGCGCGGCGACACACCCAGCTGCAAAGAGGGCGAATGCCTTGTCGCGGCCGCGATGTCGACGATGTAGCCGAACACCTCGTCGGCCACCAGCACCTGCTGCACAGCGGCACGTCCGGCGGCCAGCTCCGCCGCTCCGGCGACGGGCCGCACCGAGGACAAGTCCCTGGGGTCGAAGCCGTGCGCATGTCGCTGGAGAATCGCGACTTCCTGTTCCCGCGCCGGCAGCGGCACGTTGAGCTTGAGCAGGAACCGGTCCAGCTGCGCCTCGGGCAGCTGATAGGTGCCCTCGTACTCGATCGGGTTCTGCGTGGCGACGACGATGAACGGATCCGGCAGCGGGCGCGCCTCCCCTTCGACGCTGACCTGGCGTTCCTCCATGGCCTCCAGTAGCGCGGCCTGAGTCTTGGGTGGTGTCCGGTTGATCTCGTCGGCCAGCAACAGGTTCGTGAACACCGGTCCGGACCGGAACTCGAACTCGGCGGTGCGCGCGTCGTAGACAAGGGAGCCGGTGACGTCGCCGGGCATCAGGTCGGGAGTGAACTGCAGACGCTTGAAGTCCAATTGCAGCGCCGAGGCCAGCGTGCGTACCAGCAGTGTCTTGGCGACCCCGGGGACTCCCTCGAGCAGGACGTGGCCGCGGCACAACAGCGCGATCACCAGTCCGCTGACGACCGCGTCCTGTCCGACAACCGCCTTGGCGATCTCGGCGCGCAGCGCCAGCAGTGCGGTTCGGGCCGAATCGCTTCCGGGGGGCTGACTCACGAGCGTGCAACCTGCCTTTCGATGTCGTCGAGTTCACGGGCCAGGGTGACCAATTGGGTGTCGTCACCGGGTGGTGGACCAAATAGTATGTGCGCCAGGGCTTGTGGATGGAGCCCGCAGTGCGCAGAGACCGCCTGGACAACCGCGTCGGGGTCGGGGTCGATGTCGAGGCCGAGCCGGGGCTGCATGCGCTGCAGTGCGGCGGTGCGCAACGCGTCGGCCGCGCTGCCACGGGCCCGCCGCGAACGGTACAGGCGGCCGCGTCCTTCCACGGTTTCGGAGGCGCGTACCACGACCGGGAGCCGTTCGGCGACGAGTGGACCGATGCGGCGGCTCTTCCAGACCGCCAGCAACACCACCACCGCGACCAGCTGCCACAGGATCCAGCTCACGTGCTCCGGTGCGAGATCGAAAAGGGTTGCGCCACCGTCTGCTTCCCCTTCGGTGAATTGCGGTGCATACCAGATCATCCGTGGATTCGTACCTGCGAGGTTCATGGCGAGCGCGGCGTTGCCCTGTTTCAGCAATCCGCCATTGGTCATGAAATCCGAATTGCCGACCACCGTGATCTCCCGCCCGCCGGCGGTGTACCGGACCAGAGCGCCGTCGTAGCAGCGTGTGACGGCGGTGTCGTCGTCCGATGCTACGTAGGCGTCGCTGATCCCGAACTGCACAGCGCCGGCGCGGGTGGCCTCGCGCAGCTCGCAGTCGGGCCGCTCGCCGCCACCGAACGTGGTGGCCCCGCCCAGCTCGATCTGCGGCGCCAGCTTCTGGCGGGTGCGTGAGATCGGTTGCACCAGAAGACGGTTTCCTGGCAAGGCGGCCAACCGGTCGAGTATGTCGTCATCGACGAGGTGATAGGTCTGCACCACCACCAGCAGGGTGTCGGGCCGGGCGGCCGCCTCCACCGCGGCCACGTCGGGTGCCTCGACGGCATCGACGCCGTGCTCGCGCAGCAGCGTCATCAGGGCCCGCGTCCCGTCCGGGCCGGTGGAGTTCGGATCCATTCGGCCCCCTGGTCGGGGTGCGGTCAGGTAGGCGCTCAAGCTCGCGAACGCGACGATGACGGCCAGCGCCAGCAGTACCCAACGCGTAGCGCGCCATCGTTGGCGGACCGTCGGTTCCACGGCGGTCATCGGATTTCGGCCCAACCGTCGGATGCGGCGGGCGCGGCGGTCGTGGAGGTTGCCACCGGGGACCGCGACCCCACGTGGTCGTCGAGGTCGGCGATCAGCCGGTAGGCAGCCTCGCTGCCGGGTCGTTCGCCGTAGGTGACGTCATTGAAAGCGGTTGCTGCAGCGTACAGTTCGTCCACGAGGTGCGGAAACTCTCGGCCGCCGTCACGTGCGAGTTCGGTGGCGGTGCGGCCCGGTACCGGAACGAGGGCTCCGGTCTCCTCCAACTGGCGTGCAACGGCCCGCAACCGGTGCCGGATCGCTGCGGCCCAGTCCGCGGCGGCGGCGCATTGTTCGGCGGCGGCCCGATGCTGTGCCGCGGTCAGCTCATGGT contains:
- a CDS encoding stage II sporulation protein M — translated: MDVDAFVLTHRPTWDRLERLIKRRRQLTGAEVDELVDLYQRVSTHLSMVRAVSADPVLVGRLSSLVAQARSVVTGAHAPLWREFVRFWTVSFPVVAYRARWWWLATAVLFLAVTAVIAMWVSGSSEVRATIGTPDEITQMVDNDFAAYYSENPAGSFALQVWVNNAWISLQCLGFAILLGIPIPYVLLQNAANLGVAAGLMFGAGKGDIFFGLITPHGLLELTAVFLAAAAGMRLGWSVIAPGNRSRGQALAEQGRAIGAVAGGLVAMLLVSGLIEALVTPSPLPTAARIAIGVAAEIAFLAYVLHFGRKAERAGETGDVEDAPDVVPVG
- a CDS encoding DUF58 domain-containing protein, whose translation is MVLTGRAALVALICVLPIAVSPRPAATFTVLLAALIALVALDAMLAGNTRHVRFTRSGDTTARLGQQVEATLLVENAGRRRIRGAVRDAWSPSARADPRVHPVNVATGQRIRLGTTLRPVRRGDQDSALVTVRATGPLGLAGRQSSHRVPWRVRILPPFLSRKHLPSRLAKLRELEGNTPVLIRGQGTEFDSLREYVIGDDVRSIDWRASARRADVVVRTWRPERDQRVVIVLDTGRTSAGRVGVDPTSDDPSGWPRLDWSMDAALLLAALAARAGDHVDFLAHDRVTRAAVFNASRTELLAQLVAAMAPIEPALIESDARAMVTAVQHRVRRHALVVLLTDLNPSALDEGLMTVLPRLTAKHAVMVAAVADPRVEVIAAGRADAPQVYDAAAAERSRNDRRAIASRLRRSGVDVVDAAPEELAPALADRYLALKATGRL
- a CDS encoding AAA family ATPase, encoding MSQPPGSDSARTALLALRAEIAKAVVGQDAVVSGLVIALLCRGHVLLEGVPGVAKTLLVRTLASALQLDFKRLQFTPDLMPGDVTGSLVYDARTAEFEFRSGPVFTNLLLADEINRTPPKTQAALLEAMEERQVSVEGEARPLPDPFIVVATQNPIEYEGTYQLPEAQLDRFLLKLNVPLPAREQEVAILQRHAHGFDPRDLSSVRPVAGAAELAAGRAAVQQVLVADEVFGYIVDIAAATRHSPSLQLGVSPRGATALLATARSWAWLSGRNYVTPDDIKAMARPTLRHRIQLRPEAELEGATPDRVLDGILAAVPVPR
- a CDS encoding DUF4350 domain-containing protein — encoded protein: MTAVEPTVRQRWRATRWVLLALAVIVAFASLSAYLTAPRPGGRMDPNSTGPDGTRALMTLLREHGVDAVEAPDVAAVEAAARPDTLLVVVQTYHLVDDDILDRLAALPGNRLLVQPISRTRQKLAPQIELGGATTFGGGERPDCELREATRAGAVQFGISDAYVASDDDTAVTRCYDGALVRYTAGGREITVVGNSDFMTNGGLLKQGNAALAMNLAGTNPRMIWYAPQFTEGEADGGATLFDLAPEHVSWILWQLVAVVVLLAVWKSRRIGPLVAERLPVVVRASETVEGRGRLYRSRRARGSAADALRTAALQRMQPRLGLDIDPDPDAVVQAVSAHCGLHPQALAHILFGPPPGDDTQLVTLARELDDIERQVARS
- a CDS encoding DUF4129 domain-containing protein yields the protein MPTIDIDSDAAHAAAQRELAKPIYPKGSLSEQVISWIEDLLYRLSVKGASVPGGWVTVTVLLILLVIAVVVAIRIARRTMRTARSRGQTLFGDHELTAAQHRAAAEQCAAAADWAAAIRHRLRAVARQLEETGALVPVPGRTATELARDGGREFPHLVDELYAAATAFNDVTYGERPGSEAAYRLIADLDDHVGSRSPVATSTTAAPAASDGWAEIR